The Paenibacillus sp. FSL W8-0426 region AATCAGGTTCGCATATACGAACCAAAAAAACACCCATGATCTAAATGGTCTGGGTATCTTTTTAGGGGGGAACCTCATGAAACCTGTTCTGATTTTTCTGATCGGCTCCGCTGGCTCGGGCAAATCCACGATCGGCAAAAAACTTGCCGCCGAGCACCATTTTTGTTATCTGGATAAAGATGTGGTGTGCAACACTTTCACAGGAAAGCTTCTGGAAGCACACGGCTACTCCCCTCACGAGCGCGACGGCAACACCTATTACCGGGATACTGTTATGGATCTGGAGTATGAAACGTTATTAAACGTGGCGAACGACAATCTGCAATTAGGCAGATCGGTCATTCTTGACGCGCCTTTTGTTGGATATTTTCATAAAAGCGATTACATTGATGGATTAATCTCCAAGTATGGCTGGGAAGAGGTTATTCCTGTCGTGTTACGAGTTGATGTGAATGCAGATGTTCTTCAGCAGCGGATCAGAAGCCGTGGCCTGGAGCGAGACAAGTGGAAACTGGAACACTGGGATACCTTTGTCCAAGGAATACAGGCGAATATATGTATGTGGGAAAATATTGATCTCATCGCCGTAGATAACAGCTCAGAGGATTTTGATCTGAGGCATCTGGCTTCTCAGCTGCCTTTATCTGTCGTGCCATCTTGATGTCATAACGAAAAAGTACACGGAACGCGTTAGGCTTCCGTGTACTTCCCTATTTTCATAATGTAAATAATGAAGAGCTTGTTGCTTCTTACGTTCTAGCTCTTATCCGTCGCGCCGGTTTCATCCGTTGATTCCGGTTCAATGACGGTTTCAGCATTCGGGTCCAACCAGCTGGCAATCATGCCTCTCGCATACTCCAGATCACTCTCCGACAGGTCATAGTACCATGTACCGCTTCGCATTGCCCCGTCGCCTTTCAGCATATAATTGCTGATGGCAGGAATGCTGTCCTTCATGTACAACATCTCGGCAAAATCGATGATAAAGTCCGAATTCATGTTGGTCGTAAAATTGCTTCCGGCAATTTTGATGACGTCCGGGATTTTGGTCAAATTTTTGACTTCAAGCGCACGATTCATGAATGCACTCAGAAATATGCGCTGCCGCATCGTCCGGTTGAAATCCGAATCCTCGCGATAACGGACGTACCCGAGCGCCTCTTCCCCGTTATAGATCGGTTTGTTCGCCGCCACAAATAACTTCTCGTGGGACTTTAACTTGTTTTCAATGTCTTTTTTGATCGGCAGCTCCACGCCACCTACGGCATCCACGATATCCTTGAGACCGTTGAAATTGATCGCGGCATAGAAATCGACCTTGTTTTGCAGCAGCTGCTCCACCGTGTCTATCGCCATTTTGGCTTCACCGTGGGCATATGCCGAGTTGATCTTCGATTTCACGTCCCGGCCGACGATTTCCGTATAAGAGTCTCGCGGAATGGATAACAACAATACCTTATTGTCTTCCGGGCGCACGACAGAATAAATGATGGTATCCGAACGGCTTGGTTCATTATCCCTCTGATCGATGCCTAAAAGCAGCAAGGAAAATGGGTCGGTATGTTTTACCACAGGCTCTTCTTCCGCATCTCCCACAGGTTTGAAGGACTCGTCCAGCACATCTTTAACGGTATCCGATGCGAACAGTTTAAACCCCAGCAGGACCAGATCTTTCCTAAACACGAATCCGAGGCCCCCCAATAAAATCAAAACGCTGAACGCGATCAGCAAGGGTTTCTTCCATGACTTCTTCGGTTTTTGCGGCTTCTTTTTGCGGTCCATCCGGCTTAGACTTGCGATACTGTTTTCCATCATATCTCCTTTGTATACGCGTTAATAGAATCATTTAACTACAATAGTAACGTGTTTTCAACAAAATAAGTTATAATCGGCTATACAACCGTTGACATAAAAAGGAGCGATACCCATGCAATATCGACGTCTCGGAAACAGCGGCCTGCGCGTATCGGCCATCGGGCTGGGCACCAATGCCTTCGGCAAACGGTCGGACGAGCAGACCTCCATTCGCATTATTCATGCCGCACTGGATCGCGGCATCAATTTCGTGGATACCGCCAACATCTATGCCGGAACCGAATCGGAACGCATCATCGGACTGGCGCTGGAAGGCCGCAGAGAGCAAACCGTGCTCGCGACCAAAGCGGGCTTGCCTCGGCATGACGGCCCCCATGGACGCGGCTCTTCCCGTCTCCACCTCCAGCAGGAGCTTGAACAAAGCCTGCGCCGCCTGAAAACCGATTATGTAGACCTCTACCAGATCCATACGTTTGATCCATATACGCCTTTGGATGAAACGCTGCGTACGCTGGACGACATGGTTACTTCCGGCAAAGTGCGCTACATCGGGGCTTCAAACTACGCGGCCTGGGAGCTGATGAAAGCTCTGGCCACGAGCGAATCGAAGGGATACGTACGCTATATTTCCACGCAAACCAGCTATTCGCTGGCAGACCGGACGCCGGAAGTGGAACTCGTTCCCCTTTGCCTGGATCAGGGCGTAGGCATTATTCCGTACTTCCCGCTGGCCGGCGGTATCCTGACCGGCAAATATAATTCCGAATCCGGCGTGCCGGTCGGTTCAAGGGCGGATACGGACCCTTCCTTTAACCGCTTTTTGCAGGAACGGAACATCACGCTCGGCCAGCAGGTCAGCGAAAAGGCCGCCGAATACGGATGCTCGCCAAGCGTCCTTTCCCTGGCCTGGCTGCTGAACCGCCCGGCCGTATCCACCGTCATCGTCGGGGCTACGCGTACCGAGCAGCTAGAGCATAACCTGAGCAGCCTGGAATTGGAACTCACCGATGAAATGATGGACGGGCTGGATCAACTCAGCCAGTCTTTCCGCCATGGCGAACCGTTCGCGACCTATCGCATCGATGGATGACACTTGGCAACCCGAAAAACCCCTTCTGGCTCATTTCAGGCCAGAAGGGGTTCTTCACTATAAGGAAACCCGGACATGCAACCACGCGTCATTAATGATTGAGCCGATCAGTTATTCGGAGGATTCGGTGAACGATGAATGATTGATGAATTGCTGCAACGTTTTCATGAACTCTTCCCTGCGCTCGCCCACCCGACCAAAAAATTCCCGATCCGCGGCCTCTACGACCTGAATTGCCTCAAGCGCCAGCTTCGCTCCCGCCTCTGTCGTGTGAATAATGTTGGCACGCGTATCGGTATGGTGGCGTGACCGCGTGATCAGCCCTCTTTTTTCAAGCGTACGCAGTACTTGCGAGGTTACGTTAACATCCACATTGGCAAATTGGGCAATCTGAACCTGAGTGACTCCCTTTTCTTCGTGATCCCGTTCATTGAGCCATGAAACGGCATGCAGCAATACAAATTGGGGCTGCGTCAGGTTCATGGGCTCCAGCACCCTGCGAATTTCCTTTTGCCACATCGTCGTCACTTGCCACAGCAGGTGTCCGGGACTTTCTTGTGCATTTTTAAACTGTGAGCCTGTCATCTCATCTTCCTCCATCATTGATACTTGGGGCCTGACCGCCATCGCTGTTCGCGTATCAAAACATCACCATGAAAACATGCTTTCAGCATCATTTGTGCCATCCTTCGACACATAGACTAGGGCGCAGAAGCCTTGGCGATTGGATCCGGGTCCATGTAGTGTAATAACGCCTGGATATTGAAATCCGTTGCAAACCGTATGCGTATTCATCATTTCCTAACGCGAAGGAATGAACTGCTTCACCCATTGCCCGAATCCTTGAGGGTTTCGGCTCTGGATCAGGACGATACCTTCTCCGCGGAATCGGCATACAAGGCCTTCCCCGCTGGTTACGCTGGAGAACCACCCTTGCGAAGCTTTTTCAATCCGGTAGTCCATGTACTGGGGCCACGCCACCAAATGGGCATTGTCCACGATCACTTCCTCACCCGCCGCCAATGGAAGGGCATGAATGGCCCCGTATGACGACAGAAATACCGTGCCCCGGCCGCTGATCTCGACGATAAAGAAGCCCTCGCCCGAAAATAGCCCCTTTTTCAGGTTTTGCATCTTGCTGTGGACTTGAATGCCCTCCGTGCCTGCGAGAAAGCCGTCTTTCTGCACATATAGGGAATACGAGCCGTCCAGTTCGACCGCTTCCACGCTTCCTATGCTGGAGGGCGAAAGCAAAATTTCGGCGGGACCGCCGACTGCAGTTAATTCCTGAAAGAAAAACTTCTCTCCGCTAAGCATCCGGCCAAAACCGGCGAGCATGCCGCCTTCCGCAGAACCTTTCAATTCGACCGTCGGCGTCATGGATACCATAGCGCCGCTTTCCGCCTTGAATCGTTCCCCGCGCTGCAGACGAACGCGAAGCATCGCAAACGCACCCTCATGCAAAATTTCGTAATTCATCGTTCCTCAGCTCCTTGGATGAAATGCATTAGAATCGGTTCCAACAATCATATAACGTCGGTGGAATAAGTACCGAAAGAATAATTCATAATAGCATCTGCAGGGAACAAAAATCCACTGAACGAAAACCTGCGGTCTGTACCCTAGTCTCTTCCAATGTTATATAAACTTTAATTTCGTATTTTACTATATTATAATATATTGAGTCCAATTCAATCTATATAGATTCAATCGGATCATATTTAAATTATTCATCCATATCCCTTTGTTTAGGGTTGGATATATCAATCCAGAGGAGGTCATTCCATGACAGCACAACATCTACAATCGACGGTAACCTTACATAATGGCGTTCGTATGCCTTGGTTCGGCCTGGGCGTATTTCAGGTAAACGAGGGCTCCGAATTGATTGCAGCGGTCAAAAAGGCCATCGAGCACGGCTACCGCAGCGTGGATACGGCCGCCATCTATGGCAACGAAGCCGGCGTCGGCCAGGCGATTGCCGAAGCGATGAAAGAATACAACGTGAAGCGTGAGGAATTATTCATTACGTCCAAAGTATGGACGGCTGATCTCGGATATGAGGAAACGCTCGCTGCCTTTGACGCAACCATGAGCAAGCTGGGGTTGGAATATCTGGATCTGTACCTGATCCACTGGCCAAAAGCTGGCAAATATAAAGGTGCCTGGAAAGCGATGGAGGAGCTGTACAAAGCCGGCCGCATCAAAGCCATCGGCGTCAGCAACTTCCAGATTCATCATTTGGAGGACTTGCTGCAGGATGCGGAAATCAAACCGATGGTCAATCAGGTCGAATACCATCCCCGACTGACCCAGGTAGAACTCAAAGCCTTCTGCGACCAACACGGCATTCAGCTTGAGGCCTGGTCCCCGCTCATGCAGGGACAACTGCTGGATAACCCGGTCCTGACCGAGATTGCGGCCGCCAAAGGAAAAAGCGTGGCCCAGATCATTCTGCGCTGGGATCTGCAAAACGGCGTCGTCACCATTCCGAAGTCCACCAAGGAACACCGCATTATCGAAAATGCGTCCATCTTCGACTTCGAATTGACGAAGGAAGAAATGGATCGCATCTCCGGGTTGAACGAAAATGTTCGCGTCGGTCCCGACCCGGATAACTTCAACTTCTAAACCACGACAGATGTTGTATCCGAGCTAATCAATCACACCAAGCAGCTAGACCAAACAAGCCAATGGATTGCCCGCTTTTCGGGAAGTCCATTGGCTTGTTTGGCGCATCAACCCATATCGCAGTGAAAGAACCCGCACCCCGGCCTTCTGCATCCGTCGATAACCGAATTACCGAGCAAAGGGCCGCCAATGATCCTCTCCTGCCACAACCAAGGCATCTGCATATTCTGCCGCCTCTTCGTCGCTCAGCACTTTGGCCCAGGGCACACGCTCTCCGGCCTCGGCTGCTCCGGGTCCGCTGCTTTGATATTCGGCGTAGAGCACGGTAGACTCGGCCTCGCTTTTGTTCCAATTATGCCATCCTTCACGCCTTAGATGCGGGCCCATCCAGCAGTGAAGAAAACATGTTTTGGCATCGTTGCGCCATGGCCGACCCAAATAAACGGATCGGGGCGGAGCGTCGCCGGTAAGGCGGCAATTGCTGAACACATAGCCGTACCGGACTCCCTCCGGCGTGGAAGCCGCCGTGATCCAACCGTTCACTTCCCCCTGCGGCATCTCTTGGCCCGAAAACCTGTTCTTGGAGAAGATTTCACACCCTTGAAACAACGCCGTCGCCGAACCGAAAATGAAATCAACGTCCCCTTCGATGTAACAATCCTCGTAATATTGACGAAGCTTGCGCCGCTCCAGCCCATCGCGAGGTCCGCCGAAAAAACTGCGATCCATCGGCTGCTCCGGCAGCGGTCCGGTAAAGAGCGTATCCTGATGTCCGATGAAATGACAGCGCCTGAACGCGGCCCGGTCTCCATCGACGTAAGCGGCGATGGCCTGACCGACCTGCTTGCCCGGGCCAGCCGCGTTCACGAACGAAATGCCTTCTGCGATAAAATCGTCCGCGGCAATCAAAACGGTATATGAATGGAACGTATGGTAGAGCTCGCCGTTCGGAAAACGTTTAAGCGCATAGTCATCATAAGTAATGACCGTGTTATCCGCCCCTTCGCCGACAAGGCGAACGCCCTCCCTGTCGATGGTCAGCTTCTCTTTGTACACCCCGGCTCTAATGGATATGACCGCCTCCCCGGAAACATCGGCCGGAATGGCATTTAACGCCGACTGAATAGTGCGATAATCTCCGCTTCCGTCCATGGCCACCGTGCAGCGGTATGCCGTCTTCCCTGATCCGTCCATCGGCTGAAACGTCGCCATCCGTTCATCCTCCTTCTTTCATTTCTATTCCATGTTCCTGAAAGTGAAGCCTCATCCCCGGCATGGCCCCACCGAGCTGCGATGGTACAGCCTGGGCTGGATCACGACCGGAACATCCACCTCTTCGTCCCGGATCAACGCTACGATTAACTCCGCCGC contains the following coding sequences:
- a CDS encoding ATP-binding protein, yielding MKPVLIFLIGSAGSGKSTIGKKLAAEHHFCYLDKDVVCNTFTGKLLEAHGYSPHERDGNTYYRDTVMDLEYETLLNVANDNLQLGRSVILDAPFVGYFHKSDYIDGLISKYGWEEVIPVVLRVDVNADVLQQRIRSRGLERDKWKLEHWDTFVQGIQANICMWENIDLIAVDNSSEDFDLRHLASQLPLSVVPS
- a CDS encoding LCP family protein, with product MENSIASLSRMDRKKKPQKPKKSWKKPLLIAFSVLILLGGLGFVFRKDLVLLGFKLFASDTVKDVLDESFKPVGDAEEEPVVKHTDPFSLLLLGIDQRDNEPSRSDTIIYSVVRPEDNKVLLLSIPRDSYTEIVGRDVKSKINSAYAHGEAKMAIDTVEQLLQNKVDFYAAINFNGLKDIVDAVGGVELPIKKDIENKLKSHEKLFVAANKPIYNGEEALGYVRYREDSDFNRTMRQRIFLSAFMNRALEVKNLTKIPDVIKIAGSNFTTNMNSDFIIDFAEMLYMKDSIPAISNYMLKGDGAMRSGTWYYDLSESDLEYARGMIASWLDPNAETVIEPESTDETGATDKS
- a CDS encoding aldo/keto reductase, yielding MQYRRLGNSGLRVSAIGLGTNAFGKRSDEQTSIRIIHAALDRGINFVDTANIYAGTESERIIGLALEGRREQTVLATKAGLPRHDGPHGRGSSRLHLQQELEQSLRRLKTDYVDLYQIHTFDPYTPLDETLRTLDDMVTSGKVRYIGASNYAAWELMKALATSESKGYVRYISTQTSYSLADRTPEVELVPLCLDQGVGIIPYFPLAGGILTGKYNSESGVPVGSRADTDPSFNRFLQERNITLGQQVSEKAAEYGCSPSVLSLAWLLNRPAVSTVIVGATRTEQLEHNLSSLELELTDEMMDGLDQLSQSFRHGEPFATYRIDG
- a CDS encoding MarR family transcriptional regulator, with the translated sequence MTGSQFKNAQESPGHLLWQVTTMWQKEIRRVLEPMNLTQPQFVLLHAVSWLNERDHEEKGVTQVQIAQFANVDVNVTSQVLRTLEKRGLITRSRHHTDTRANIIHTTEAGAKLALEAIQVVEAADREFFGRVGERREEFMKTLQQFINHSSFTESSE
- a CDS encoding TIGR00266 family protein translates to MNYEILHEGAFAMLRVRLQRGERFKAESGAMVSMTPTVELKGSAEGGMLAGFGRMLSGEKFFFQELTAVGGPAEILLSPSSIGSVEAVELDGSYSLYVQKDGFLAGTEGIQVHSKMQNLKKGLFSGEGFFIVEISGRGTVFLSSYGAIHALPLAAGEEVIVDNAHLVAWPQYMDYRIEKASQGWFSSVTSGEGLVCRFRGEGIVLIQSRNPQGFGQWVKQFIPSR
- a CDS encoding aldo/keto reductase — protein: MTAQHLQSTVTLHNGVRMPWFGLGVFQVNEGSELIAAVKKAIEHGYRSVDTAAIYGNEAGVGQAIAEAMKEYNVKREELFITSKVWTADLGYEETLAAFDATMSKLGLEYLDLYLIHWPKAGKYKGAWKAMEELYKAGRIKAIGVSNFQIHHLEDLLQDAEIKPMVNQVEYHPRLTQVELKAFCDQHGIQLEAWSPLMQGQLLDNPVLTEIAAAKGKSVAQIILRWDLQNGVVTIPKSTKEHRIIENASIFDFELTKEEMDRISGLNENVRVGPDPDNFNF
- a CDS encoding pectinesterase family protein, with amino-acid sequence MATFQPMDGSGKTAYRCTVAMDGSGDYRTIQSALNAIPADVSGEAVISIRAGVYKEKLTIDREGVRLVGEGADNTVITYDDYALKRFPNGELYHTFHSYTVLIAADDFIAEGISFVNAAGPGKQVGQAIAAYVDGDRAAFRRCHFIGHQDTLFTGPLPEQPMDRSFFGGPRDGLERRKLRQYYEDCYIEGDVDFIFGSATALFQGCEIFSKNRFSGQEMPQGEVNGWITAASTPEGVRYGYVFSNCRLTGDAPPRSVYLGRPWRNDAKTCFLHCWMGPHLRREGWHNWNKSEAESTVLYAEYQSSGPGAAEAGERVPWAKVLSDEEAAEYADALVVAGEDHWRPFAR